The Caldilineales bacterium genome segment GTGCCGTGGGCCGAGTCGGGCACAAGGATTTTGGTGCGCTGCCCTTGCCCGCGGGCGATCTGCGCCGCCCGGATGATCAACACGCCCGTCAGTTCACCCTGCGCCCCTGCCGCCGGCTGCAAAGTGACGGCATCGAAGCCGGAGATCTCGGCCAGCATCTCCTGCAACTCGAACATCAGTTGCATCGCCCCCTGCACCGTTTCCGGGTCTTGCAAGGGATGGATCTGGCTGAAACCGGCCAGCCGCGCCACGCGCTCGTTGATCTTGGGGTTGTACTTCATCGTGCAGGAGCCAAGCGGATAGAAGCCCTTATCCACTGAGTAGTTGAGTTGGCTCAGGCGCAGATAGTGCCGCACCACCTCTGGCTCACCCACTTCGGGCAGCGGCAGGTCGGCCCGCAGATAGGCGGCGGGGAGCGGCGTCAGCGGCACATCGGCTTCGGGCATATCCACGCCGTGGCGTCCGGGCCGGCTGAGGTCATAGATGAATGTTTCCATCAGAACACCACCTCCAGGGGGATGACTTCGTCTTCGGTCAGTTCGGCCAGCGCCGCCGCCAGATCATCGATCTCGTCCAGGGTGTTCATCTCGGTCACGCACAGCAACATGGCGTGGCCCAGGTGCGGGTAGTCCTGGCTGAGATCGAAGCCGCCGACGATGCCGTATTCCTCCAGCAGATAGAGATTGATCTCGGACACCGGGCGGGGGCAGCGCACCACGAACTCCTTGAAGAAGGGCTTTTCTTCCATCAGCTCATAGCCCGGGAGCTGGGCGATGCGAGCGGCGGCGTAGTGCGCCTTGTGCCAGCACAGCTCGGCCGCCCGGCGCAGACCCTGCTTGCCCATCGCCGCCAGATAGACAGCGGCGGCGAGTGCGTTCAGCCCCTGGTTGGTGCAGATGTTGCTGGTCGCCTTGCCGCGGCGGATGTGTTGTTCGCGGGTGCTGAGCGTGAGCACATAGCCGCAGGCGCCGTTGGCGTCCACCGTCTCGCCCACCAGCCGGCCCGAGCTGCGACGCACCAGATCCTGCTTGAAGGCGAAGATGCCCAGGTACGGCCCGCCAAAACTCAGGCTGTTGCCCAGGCTCTGACCTTCGCAAGTGACGATGTCGGCGCCGTACTCGCCCGGCGGCGTGAACAGACCCAACGCCATCGGATCGACGCTGACAGCCAGCAGCGCGCCGTGGGCGTGCACGGCTGCGGCCAGATCGGCCATCTCGGCCTGGCTGTGCAGTTGGCCCAGGAAATCCGGGTTCTGCACCACCACAACGGCCGTGTTGTCATC includes the following:
- the gcvPA gene encoding aminomethyl-transferring glycine dehydrogenase subunit GcvPA, with amino-acid sequence MIMRYNPHTDADRQEMLDTIGVASVADLFVDIPAEHRFPKLDLPRALTEMEAAQELEGLAGENTDLGEAACFLGAGAYRHFVPSVVDVVISRSEFYTAYTPYQPEISQGTLQAMFEYQSMVSALTGMDVANASHYDGATAVAEAVIMAVHSHRSPRSKVLLSPTLHPHYRQVVRTYTQGMGLEIGGDEDQDSDFHTLLGRCDDNTAVVVVQNPDFLGQLHSQAEMADLAAAVHAHGALLAVSVDPMALGLFTPPGEYGADIVTCEGQSLGNSLSFGGPYLGIFAFKQDLVRRSSGRLVGETVDANGACGYVLTLSTREQHIRRGKATSNICTNQGLNALAAAVYLAAMGKQGLRRAAELCWHKAHYAAARIAQLPGYELMEEKPFFKEFVVRCPRPVSEINLYLLEEYGIVGGFDLSQDYPHLGHAMLLCVTEMNTLDEIDDLAAALAELTEDEVIPLEVVF